A window of the Theileria parva strain Muguga chromosome 2, complete sequence, whole genome shotgun sequence genome harbors these coding sequences:
- a CDS encoding Josephin family protein: MDSHVYWELQPLGETTCGLHALNCIFQGPEFRLAELQSLSKECGKLERDFLSQAGVSEVECETMALSETTGNFDFMVLEKALEKKEFVCTRLHVDSITEGLLDHKHAFLLNIKSHWVSARNIHDKWLLFDSKKEKPIELVLLEFLRESLAGKHTAFLVKEKSGKRLPVFNHNKDFLTPNQKFEPLNFTVE, encoded by the exons ATGGATTCCCATGTATACTGGGAACTACAACCACTAGGTGAAACCACTTGCGGTCTACATGCTCTTAACTGTATTTTCCAA GGTCCTGAATTTAGACTTGCGGAACTCCAGTCCTTATCCAAAGAATGTGGTAAACTCGAACGTGATTTCCTATCTCAGGCCG GTGTAAGCGAGGTCGAATGTGAAACAATGGCCCTAAGTGAAACAACCGgtaattttgattttatg GTACTTGAAAAAGCTCTGGAGAAGAAGGAATTCGTATGTACGAGGCTCCATGTAGACAGCATAACGGAAGGACTTCTAGACCACAAACATGCCTTTCTACTCAATATTAAATCACATTGGGTATCAGCAAGGAATATTCATGATAAATG GCTCTTGTTTGATAGTAAGAAGGAGAAACCCATTGAGTTGGTATTGTTGGAGTTTTTGAGGGAGAGTTTGGCGGGGAAACATACGGCGTTTTTAGTGAAGGAAAAATCAGGAAAAAGGCTCCCGGTTTTTAATCACAACAAGGACTTTCTGACCCCTAACCAAAAGTTCGAACCCCTAAACTTCACAGTAGAATAA
- the STX2 gene encoding SNARE domain protein, giving the protein MFNRTHQLEQLVHGQDCIFRYDSDFFISPTDPKIINPNHEGIDVEMTFSPQFKMFMDQVDAVKKMIQSIDDGSDSITKLMALSHDVMTSSQSSSVSSKMNALIDRTNIVCTQCKNLITTLDQLKDNGQSETENRMRSNSYNVIVKHFKNSMKRYQDAQVKFKKSISDRAKSQIKLIYPTMKDEEVEKIVQDTRGIQTVEQIAKSNFLENSSLRDAVSNIQGKYNDILALEQSMEQLKQMMVELAGVVSYQGELIDQIEHNTLKAVDYTGRAHQQLLKAQDNKRKGGKLLMWFTIIIIIVGISIMIPILLKIT; this is encoded by the exons ATGTTTAATAGGACTCACCAACTTGAGCAACTGGTCCATGGCCAGGATTGTATTTTTCGATACGACTCTGATTTCTTTATTTCACCTACTGATCCCAAGATTATAAATCCCAACCAT GAAGGGATAGATGTTGAGATGACATTTTCTCCGCAGTTTAAGATGTTTATGGATCAGGTTGACGCTGTGAAAAAGATGATACAGTCGATCGATGATGGGTCAGATTCGATTACAAAGTTGATGGCATTGAGCCATGACGTTATGACTAGTAGTCAGAGCAGTAGCGTCAGCTCGAAAATGAACGCTCTAATTGACCGTACAAACATAGTGTGTACTCAGTGCAAAAACCTGATTACTACCCTTGACCAACTTAAGGACAATGGCCAAAGTGAAACTGAGAACAGGATGCGTTCAAACTCTTACAATGTGATCGTCAAGCACTTTAAAAACTCAATGAAACGATATCAGGATGCCCAAGTCAAGTTCAAGAAGTCAATTTCAGACCGAGCAAAGAGCCAGATTAAGCTCATATACCCTACCATGAAGGATGAAGAAGTTGAAAAAATAGTTCAGGATACCAGAGGCATTCAAACCGTGGAACAAATCgcaaaatcaaattttctTGAG aattcATCATTAAGAGATGCAGTGTCAAATATACAGGGCAAATATAACGATATTCTAGCGCTTGAACAAA gTATGGAACAACTGAAACAAATGATGGTTGAGTTGGCAGGGGTGGTCAGCTACCAGGGGGAGCTTATTGACCAGATTGAACATAACACATTGAAGGCAGTGGACTACACGGGAAGGGCACATCAACAGTTACTCAAGGCTCAGGACAATAAACGCAAAGGAGGAAAACTCTTGATGTGGTTCactatcattattattatagtaggTATCAGCATTATGATACcaattttactaaaaatCACATGA
- a CDS encoding Tpr family protein: MLKRNINVKLAQKAAMFMAGFTLYQCLRIALTASSFALKRFSIPRRNVDIFITKIHNSMEVAIFLGILIMTLYILFTPRKYSHYNNLVSVVTNWLVCVLYFVVLYAYAGNGKLGHLTAYYWGLVLSGFAMGMNQSIVMSVSVDNISFFAGAIPFAGVQVSIYHILFLKINRGREDYDVDYWILVYQIIFAIIISTVTAILWTVGFLGEFTSKLRRNSLIDNTEVPTIVIDLGEQNSDENDTSTDNPNFNSSDNDSLNSRDKDSLNSRDKDSLNSRDKDADDEMDSDVRLGQKGLDDLNRKSKRVFITDITRKLSKSLSFFVDLSFYKSVCNAASPILMSTIAMGLVYFVFPAIAPYRFTDLVTAHRIDVSILITFIAPAVINIILCGYNIGPNCDWSVKKYWHLIWLFAIPYFICIVLFLVPIHYPESHFGQLMTSNTAVLATVCFTFSISHAILKTVGFTGAGVQSTTIPNPTIVNNTDIQFNPRGSDAPQLTVGKGKPNGRKDRSRNGQVSSFNILLSYFFLVFFAFLGDGYIKTIKLFERNRDFWPTYDMGFFASFAFWTKKSFKRGLKSFGEVFTLNVRDQLMT; the protein is encoded by the coding sequence ATGCTGAAGAGAAACATAAACGTAAAGCTGGCCCAAAAGGCAGCGATGTTCATGGCCGGCTTTACTCTGTACCAATGCCTAAGAATCGCACTAACAGCCTCTAGTTTTGCACTGAAAAGATTTTCAATTCCCAGGAGGAATGTGGATATTTTCATCACCAAGATCCACAACTCTATGGAGGTTGCAATTTTTTTAGGGATTCTAATAATGACCTTGTATATACTTTTCACGCCGAGGAAATATTCCcattacaataatttagtCTCAGTGGTAACAAACTGGTTAGTTTGTGTGCTTTACTTTGTGGTTTTATACGCGTATGCTGGAAACGGGAAACTAGGCCACCTAACAGCCTATTACTGGGGATTAGTACTCTCAGGATTCGCAATGGGCATGAACCAGTCGATAGTGATGTCGGTGAGCGTGGACAACATATCATTTTTCGCAGGAGCAATCCCCTTTGCAGGAGTCCAAGTGTCGATATACCACATTCTGTTCCTCAAGATTAACAGAGGCAGAGAAGACTACGACGTTGACTACTGGATATTGGTGTATCAGATAATATTCGcaataataatatcaaCAGTTACAGCTATCCTTTGGACAGTGGGATTTTTAGGAGAGTTCACCTCAAAACTGAGGAGAAACAGCTTAATTGACAATACCGAAGTTCCTACGATTGTAATTGATTTAGGTGAACAAAACTctgatgaaaatgatacCAGTACTGATAATCCAAACTTCAATAGCAGCGACAACGACTCCTTAAATAGCCGTGACAAGGACTCCTTAAATAGCCGTGACAAGGACTCCTTAAATAGCCGTGACAAGGACGCGGATGATGAAATGGATTCTGATGTAAGATTGGGACAAAAGGGGCTAGATGACCTTAACAGAAAGTCTAAGCGCGTATTTATAACAGATATAACTAGAAAATTGAGCAAATCGCTGAGTTTCTTTGTGGATTTATCGTTTTACAAATCGGTGTGCAATGCAGCATCGCCGATTCTAATGAGCACAATCGCAATGGGTCTGGTATACTTTGTATTCCCAGCAATTGCTCCATACAGGTTCACTGACTTGGTCACTGCACACAGGATAGACGTGTCAATCCTGATAACTTTCATCGCCCCTGCAGTcattaacataattttatgcGGTTACAACATTGGTCCGAATTGTGACTGGAGTGTTAAAAAGTACTGGCACCTGATCTGGCTGTTTGCAATTCCGTATTTCATCTGCATAGTCCTCTTCTTAGTTCCCATTCACTACCCCGAATCCCATTTCGGCCAACTCATGACTAGTAATACTGCAGTTCTCGCCACCGTGTGCTTCACATTCTCAATCAGTCACGCCATTCTCAAGACTGTTGGATTTACGGGTGCTGGAGTCCAAAGCACAACCATACCCAATCCCACCATTGTCAACAACACTGACATCCAATTCAACCCCAGAGGATCAGACGCGCCTCAACTGACAGTTGGGAAAGGAAAGCCAAACGGCAGAAAGGATCGGAGTAGGAACGGTCAGGTATCGTCGTTTAACATCTTGCTGTCTTACTTCTTCTTGGTGTTTTTCGCCTTCTTGGGTGATGGTTACATCAAGACCATTAAGCTTTTCGAACGCAATCGGGACTTCTGGCCGACCTATGACATGGGTTTCTTTGCGAGTTTCGCCTTCTGGActaaaaaatcatttaaaaggGGCTTGAAATCCTTTGGTGAAGTCTTCACTCTCAACGTCAGAGATCAGCTCATGACGTGA
- the IPO7 gene encoding Importin-beta domain protein, with amino-acid sequence MDHIDVNNHQHLVQALEGSVSADDQYRKQCEEYLLKFSSTPGSVASLMRVMSNFQCDDSVRLAASIRLKNHVATFWQITSEIDPPEPPLIASSDRTFLLDNLYLCLVSVGPSQKGIRNQCYEILRHVMFNAEINDMKNLLSSISSDLGQRTDSDRVLCSLYCLRKVMTKYEYHGSGQASEVNEVLTAFLAPLMAVAQDASKIGLANDEAATLIHLVLKIYFSSALLTSPTIPILRDSMQHWMTLIKYTITEFTKWQLTWNKNDLDVTPFSELGNEDEEFLSKLEQFKCLKWSMRILNRFISRQNSFSDDENRQKFYSLFISNNYSNEHLMLVLNMLKLESEYKLTLNNLTHHLLWSYLRHSLNYDSHFHYILNGNLSQIIGVYCLNTFKYTKEDISSYEDDPETFIQSLSDVCYQFYSNRGSCSDFLRDLVKTYPEESLSQIKQIIGACFENSDSAVLYSTLSIIGYVTDKLIKKTRPPPNAYTGNNLKSIINKENKKKVKPNYEHLQIDGEELLERKVVNFLNSEDVWIRTRAAWLCGCVLKRAFNFRNFETLKGIYFKLLDLLVDPELLVSVMAANAVIELFRVDDDNFQDLIVKSISVLLERLFLLMDRIELESVTSVLGEIVDNYSFEVIPYAKDIILNICNNITKNLLNQEANIKVDYEDDEKMLVRWSMLQTLNTIIRLLTPTGGREKTGKVKTEEKLALELNNYLIIISTIVNLLKLLFTRPDENSFDYLDEASLLLANLVKLLDIASIKQLVLSSGFGFANFWQLFLDLLNLIKVQGFEYVTDFAILRDPLVALAHRDSQGFVAILEDLFRICSEASGNGFTDEVHDVLSDALEVSLNTGAMNSIFDRLLQDSCNRLISLLSTFKKQNLHDLAHNNMQFMRLSCLLLMYYYQNSPKLPSNQNTIHNIKMLTDFILKHSLYCTWRLGRKYCILTCCTLIKNNVTKAENTSVVNLLVTLLQSLKASEEETQDEYQYSDSDSDSDSYDDYDDEYTDEDDDSEWEEYEFEDSPLKSLSEVKVAKQLLLSLNEPFEQHQLSGQQLMTFLNTI; translated from the exons ATGGATCACATTGACGTCAATAATCACCAGCATCTTGTTCAGGCGCTGGAAGGCTCAGTTTCTGCCGATGACCAGTACCGGAAACAGTGCGAAGAATATTTGCTCAAA TTTTCGAGCACGCCAGGATCAGTGGCTTCTCTGATGAGGGTAATGTCGAATTTTCAGTGTGATGATAGTGTACGGCTGGCAGCCTCTATTAGACTTAAGAATCATGTGGCGACCTTTTGGCAGATCACATCTGAAATTGACCCCCCCGAACCCCCTCTTATCGCAAGTTCAGACCGGACTTTTCTTCTGGACAATTTGTACCTCTGTTTGGTAAGTGTGGGACCTTCTCAGAAGGGGATTCGGAACCAGTGTTACGAGATTCTGAGGCATGTAATGTTTAACGCTGAGATAAACGATATGAAGAATTTGTTGTCTTCAATTTCTTCCGATCTCGGGCAGAGAACTGACTCAGACCGTGTTTTATGTTCTCTGTACTGCCTCAGGAAGGTCATGACCAAGTATGAATATCACGGAAGTGGCCAGGCATCTGAAGTTAACGAAGTTCTTACTGCGTTCTTGGCACCACTTATGGCGGTGGCACAAGATGCATCTAAAATTGGTCTAGCCAATGACGAAGCAGCTACTCTAATTCACCTTGTACTAAAGATCTACTTTTCATCAGCACTACTAACATCGCCAACAATTCCTATCCTCAGGGACTCAATGCAACACTGGATGACTCTCATCAAGTACACCATCACCGAATTCACTAAATGGCAACTTACCTGGAATAAAAACGATCTCGAT GTGACTCCATTTTCTGAGTTGGGGAATGAGGATGAGGAATTTCTGTCTAAACTTGAGCAGTTCAAGTGTTTGAAGTGGTCCATGAGAATACTCAATCGCTTCATTTCTCGACAAAACTCGTTCTCAGATGATGAAAACAGACAAAAATTCTACTCACTCTTTAtctcaaataattattcaa ATGAGCACTTGATGCTGGTTCTGAACATGCTGAAGCTGGAGTCGGAGTACAAGTTGACCTTGAACAATCTGACCCACCACCTGTTGTGGTCGTATTTGAGACACAGTCTGAATTATGATTCACACTTCCACTACATACTTAACGGGAATCTGAGTCAGATAATAGGAGTGTACTGCCTGAACACGTTCAAGTACACCAAGGAGGATATTAGCAGTTACGAGGATGACCCGGAGACGTTTATACAGTCACTGTCTGATGTGTGTTATCAGTTTTACAGTAACCGAGGAAGTTGTTCGGACTTTCTGCGTGATCTGGTTAAAACGTACCCTGAGGAATCTTTGTCCCAGATCAAACAGATTATTGGAGCGTGTTTCGAGAATTCCGACAGCGCTGTACTCTACTCAACACTTTCAATCATAGGATACGTGACGGACAAGCTTATAAAGAAGACCCGACCCCCTCCGAACGCCTACACTGGCAATAACCTCaaatcaataattaataagGAAAACAAGAAGAAGGTTAAACCAAACTACGAGCATCTGCAAATTGACGGCGAAGAGCTCCTAGAGCGCAAAGTGGTTAATTTTCTTAACTCGGAGGATGTTTGGATCAGGACCAGAGCCGCCTGGCTGTGTGGCTGTGTTTTAAAACGCGCCTTCAACTTTAGGAACTTTGAAACCCTCAAAGGCATTTACTTTAAGCTTCTAGATCTCCTCGTGGATCCAGAACTACTCGTCTCAGTCATGGCGGCAAACGCAGTAATTGAGCTCTTCAGAGTGGATGATGACAACTTCCAAGACCTCATCGTTAAGTCAATCTCAGTACTGCTTGAGCGTCTTTTCCTCCTAATGGACAGAATTGAGCTTGAAAGTGTGACTTCAGTACTTGGCGAGATTGTCGACAATTACTCCTTCGAAGTTATCCCCTACGCCAAGGATATCATCCTCAATATCTGCAACAATATTACCAAGAATTTACTCAACCAAGAAGCTAACATTAAAG TGGACTACGAAGATGATGAGAAGATGTTGGTGCGATGGAGTATGTTGCAAACACTGAACACCATAATAAGATTATTGACCCCCACTGGGGGTAGGGAGAAGACAGGGAAGGTGAAAACTGAGGAGAAACTGGCCCTGGAGCTTAACAATTACCTGATCATCATCAGCACTATTGTTAACCTGTTAAAGCTACTGTTTACCAGGCCTGATGAGAATTCGTTCGATTACCTAGACGAGGCCTCGCTGCTTCTGGCAAACCTGGTCAAGCTGCTCGACATTGCATCGATCAAGCAGCTTGTGCTTTCTTCAGGGTTTGGATTCGCAAACTTCTGGCAGCTGTTCCTGGACCTGCTAAACCTGATCAAGGTCCAAGGCTTCGAGTACGTGACGGACTTCGCAATCTTGAGAGATCCGCTGGTAGCTCTGGCCCACAGAGACTCCCAAGGCTTTGTTGCAATACTCGAGGATCTATTCAGGATCTGCAGTGAGGCCTCCGGAAACGGCTTCACAGACGAGGTCCACGATGTGCTGTCAGACGCACTTGAAGTTAGTCTAAACACTGGAGCCATGAACTCGATATTCGATCGCCTGCTTCAGGACTCTTGTAATCGACTAATTTCACTCCTGAGCACCTTCAAGAAGCAGAACCTGCATGATCTGGCTCACAATAACATGCAATTCATGAGATTATCGTGTCTTTTACTCatgtattattatcaaaattcTCCAAAATTACCTTCCAACCAAAACACCATCCACAACATTAAAATGCTCACAG ATTTCATATTGAAGCACTCATTGTATTGTACTTGGAGATTGGGAAGGAAGTATTGTATTTTAACATGCTGTACATTAATAAAGAATAATGTAACAAAAGCCGAGAACACCTCGGTGGTTAACCTGCTTGTAACACTCCTGCAAAGCCTAAAGGCCTCAGAGGAGGAGACTCAAGATGAGTACCAGTACTCAGACTCAGACTCAGATTCTGACTCGTATGACGATTATGATGATGAGTACACTGACGAAGACGACGATTCAGAGTGGGAGGAGTACGAGTTTGAAGACTCACCACTGAAAAGCTTAAGTGAAGTCAAAGTTGCAAAACAACTCCTACTCTCGCTCAATGAACCCTTCGAGCAGCATCAACTCAGTGGTCAGCAACTAATGACCTTTCTTAACACCATTTGA